A region from the Eptesicus fuscus isolate TK198812 chromosome 1, DD_ASM_mEF_20220401, whole genome shotgun sequence genome encodes:
- the GYG2 gene encoding glycogenin-2, with amino-acid sequence MPVSDQAFVTLATNDTYCQGALVLGQSLRDQRATRPLVVLITPQVSRLLRALLSRVFDEVVEVSLMDSADHVRLAFLKRPELGVTLTKLHCWTLTRYSKCVFLDADTLVLCNIDELFERGELSAAPDPGWPDCFNSGVFVYRPSLHTHGLLLRHASDHGSFDGADQGLLNSFFSSWSTADIHKHLPFTYNLSSNAAYTYSPAFRQFGSRAKVVHFLGPRKPWSYKYNPQTGSVLEEGPGAAPQHQVGFLNLWWNIYHHSILPLYGSILDEPRNIPDAPQTFPDEPRSIPDEPRRAPPGHTDSLPRMEAPCAKGAPRAEGPWANSEATPPGDPLEPHTVGKETPILSERAPSEDTTGRPEIEASAGEMPEPIPPPSPPLADVTETQITAGQLMETQPAGETGGGRSEECEERHQDPPLNVSRDPRPEDALEVDLAVSISEISIEEKVRALSPEEQRRKWEEGHIDYMGKDAFARIQEKLDRFLQ; translated from the exons TGTCTGACCAGGCCTTTGTGACGCTGGCCACCAACGACACCTACTGCCAGGGAGCCCTGGTCCTCGGCCAGTCGCTGAGGGACCAGCGGGCCACCCGGCCGCTGGTGGTGCTGATCACGCCGCAGGTGTCCCGCCTGCTCAG GGCTCTTCTTTCGAGGGTATTCGACGAGGTCGTCGAGGTCAGTCTGATGGACAGCGCCGACCACGTCCGCCTGGCCTTCCTGAAGAGGCCCGAGCTCGGCGTCACCCTCACCAAACTTCACTGTTGGACGCTCACCCGTTACAGCAAGTGTGTGTTTCTGGATGCAGACACGCTG GTGCTTTGCAACATTGACGAGCTGTTCGAGAGGGGCGAGTTATCGGCCGCCCCGGACCCGGGCTGGCCCGATTGCTTCAACAGCGGGGTGTTTGTCTACCGGCCTTCTCTGCACACCCACGGCCTCCTGCTGCGCCACGCCTCGGACCACGGCAGCTTTGATG GGGCAGATCAAGGCTTGCTGAACAGCTTCTTCAGCAGCTGGTCCACGGCCGACATCCACAAGCATTTGCCCTTCACCTACAACTTGAGCAGCAACGCGGCGTATACCTACAGCCCGGCATTCCGCCA GTTCGGTTCGAGGGCAAAGGTCGTCCACTTTCTGGGGCCCAGGAAGCCGTGGAGCTACAAGTACAACCCGCAGACGGGCTCGGTGCTGGAGGAGGGTCCTGGGGCAGCCCCCCAGCACCAGGTGGGCTTCCTGAACCTGTGGTGGAACATCTACCACCACAGCATCTTGCCTCTGTACGGAAGCATCCTGGACGAGCCACGGAACATCCCGGATGCACCACAGACCTTTCCCGACGAGCCACGGAGCATCCCGGACGAGCCACGGCGTGCACCTCCCGGACACACG gattCCCTCCCTCGCATGGAGGCGCCGTGTGCAAAGGGAGCCCCTCGTGCCGAGGGGCCGTGGGCAAATTCAGAGGCCACGCCTCCTGGGGACCCTCTGGAGCCGCACACAGTAGGGAAGGAGACCCCAATTTTGTCTGAAAGAGCCCCTTCAGAAGAC ACGACAGGTCGCCCTGAAATCGAGGCTTCGGCTGGAGAGATGCCCGAGCCGATTCCACCACCTTCTCCCCCATTGGCTGACGTCACAGAGACCCAGATCACCGCGGGGCAGCTCATGGAGACA CAGCCAGCGGGCGAGACAGGAGGTGGCCGGTCGGAGGAATGCGAGGAACGACACCAGGATCCCCCTCTGAATGTCAGCAGGGACCCCAGGCCTGAGGATGCCCTGGAG GTGGACCTGGCCGTCTCCATTTCCGAGATCTCCATCGAAGAGAAGGTGAGGGCGCTGAGCCCCGAGGAGCAGCggaggaagtgggaggagggCCACATCGACTACATGGGGAAGGACGCCTTCGCCCGCATCCAGGAAAAGCTGGACCGGTTTCTGCAGTGA